In the Orcinus orca chromosome 19, mOrcOrc1.1, whole genome shotgun sequence genome, CACAAGCCCACAAACACAAGCAAACACCTACATGCTTGCCCCGACGTGCAGAGATGCAGAATTCTTACATAGCCAGACAAACGTGTGCACCGTTCTCCACAGGCATCACTCACATGTGAACCTAAGTGTGTACACAATTACACACTAGCACAAATCCTCATGCGAAAAGATGAACAAggacgcacatgcacacatgtacacacaccccTCACTCAGGCATACACcctatgtgcacacacacacacatgcacgaaCACATTACTGCCCAAAGGTGAAGCAAGTTCTCCCATCTTGCAGGACTCTGAAAGTGGGAAGAAGGTCACGGCTGGAGGGATGACAGGGGACTTTTCAGGCACCAGCTTAGGGGCTGAGGTGCATCAGGGCCTCTGGAGAATGATGAGgtgtccccatccctccccaccctgaggTGGGACTCTGGAAGGCCCCAGCCTTCCAGGGCAGGGCACGGGTCCCTCCATCCTTGCAGCCCCATCCCAGGAACAGGCATTTCCCCAGTCTTAGGGATGCAGAGCTGGTccagggggctgggaggagggaacaCAGGGCCTCACCAGACGACCTCGCCAACATTGGAGGAGATGAGATAGCGGATGAATTGCTTCATGTTGCTGTAGATGGCCCGGCCCTCCTCCACTGCAGCCACGATGGAGGCAAAGTTGTCATCTGACAGTACCATCTCTGCCGCTGACTTGGCCACGGCTGTGCCGGAGCCCATGGCGATGCCGATCTCCGCTTTCTTCAGGGCTGGGGCATCATTCACCCCGTCTCCAGTCTGAGGGCCAGGTTAGGTAGGTTCATGCCTGAGAAATTTCCCTTCTACCTCCCTGGCTCCCCTCAACTCAGCCTATCACCAAGTTTAGGGGATGTCCCCGAAGAAGCAGACAACTGGACAGAACAAATGGTGAGGTCATGAGCCTAGAAACTGATCTGGGGATGAGGCTAAGGGGAAGGCAAGGAGTGCAGATAAGGACAAAATTGAGGAGATCAAGTCAAAGATCAGAGAGGATGGTGAGGTGGGGACAGGGATGAGGGTGAGTCAACGCCGAGAGCAGGGGTGAAATTCAGGTGGGATGTGGGGTAGAAGATGAAATTGAGATTAAGGACAAAGGTAAGCTCAAGTCAGGAATGAGGTGAAGGTCATGACCCAGGTCAAGGTCGGTTAGGTGTTGTAGTCAAGGGGAAGGCTGGAGCCAAAGTGAAGAGCAGGGTCAAGAATGGACTcctttcaatataaaaaaattagattAAGGTAGAGGTCAAGTCAAGGCTATGGTCCATATCAGGAACGATGTCATGGTAGAAGTTGGAGTTGAGGTCAAGACTGAAGGCCAGATAAAAGTTGAGGTCAACATGAAGTATTGGACTGCGGGGGGGATCAATGTCAGGGATCAGATCAGGGTCCAGGTCAAGACTGGAACCCATATCAGGGTTGAGCTCAGACTAAAGAATcagtttaagggcttccctggtggcacagtggttgggggtccgcctgccgatgcgggggacgcgggttcgtgccccggtccgggaggatcccacgtgccgcggagcggccgggcccgtgagccatggccgctgagcctgcgcgtccggagcctgtgctccgcggcgggaggggccacagcagtgagaggcccgcgtaccacaaaaaaaaaaaaaaaaaaagaatcagtttaAGATGGTCAAGGTCAAGGTCAGGGACACAGTGTGAAGATCAAAATAAGGTCAAGAACAAGGTTACAGCTGTAGTCAAGTCGAGGTTGGTGCTCAGCTCATTATCCAGGTCTAGGCTGAGCCACAGGTCAGGATTAAGGTCAAGGTAAAGGACTGGGTTAGGCTGGAAGTCAAGATTATAAACTGAGGCCAAGTCAGGGTTGAGGCTGAGATTGAGAATCAGTTCAGTGTTGATGAAGAGGCCAACAATCAAGAATGAGACAGAACAAAAACTGGGtccaaaccaaatgtccatccagaggtgaatggataaaaagactgtggatgggaattccctggtggtgcagtggataagactctgcactcccaatgcagggggcctgggttcgatccctggtcagggaactggatcccacatgcatgccgcaactaagagttcgcatgccacaactaaggaaccctggagccgcaactaaggaggagcccgtgagccgcaactagggagcccgcctgccacaactaagacctggcgcaaccaaacaaacaagcaaatacataaataaataaataaatctttaaaagagaCTCGGTATATTCACACCATGGAATGCCACTGAACAGTAAAAAAGCTATCGTGTAACTGATACCTGCAACAACATGGGTAAACCTcaaaggaaagaagccagacacaaaaaagcaCATGCTGTATGATCCCACTCACATGAAAATCCAGgagaggcaaaactaatctatgatgCAAAAAAATGGGAAGGAGCATAAGGGAACTTCACGGGTTGACGGTAATGTTCCCTAGCGCGTGTGGGGGAAAAGTgtactgatgtctgcaactttGAAACACGTTTAAGAAAAGATGGATGAAGGATGGGTAGAGGGATAGGTACGTGATAAAGCCAATATAACTATGTTATTTATAGAATCTAGATAGTGGATATTTATAGGCATTCACTACAAAAATCATTTTGACTTCTCTTcgtgtttgaaattttttgtaataaaatgttgggaaaaataagaatgaagcAGAAGCAGCGGTTGCCCGGGTTGCTCCTCCCAAGGCTTATGGCAAGTGCTTCGCCCCCACCCTCGCCACCTTCCCCAGGCTCCCGTCTCGTGGCCTCACCATGGCGGTGATCTCATTGAAGGACTGCAGGTTCTCCACGATGCGGGACTTGTGCGCGGGCTCCACCCGAGCGAAGCAGCAGGCCGTGCGGCAGGCGCGGCGCTGCTGCTCGGGGCTGAGGTCATCGAATTCTCGGCCCGTGTAGGCCTTGCCCGCCACGTCCTCTGTGTCCTTGAGGATGCCAAGCCGGCGGCAGATGGCCACAGCCGTGCCTTTGTTGTCCCCCGTGATCATGACCACACGGATGCCCGCCTGGTGGCAGCGTGAGATGCAGGCAGCCACCTCGGGCCTCGGAGGGTCCAGCATGCCCACGCAGCCCACGAAAGTCAGGTCCGTCTGCAGGGAGGGGGCAGATGCGAGTGGGGCCTGGGCCCATCCTCAGCCTGCCACCTGCCCAGCGCCGCAGGCGGACACATGGCTCCCAGCCCTGGGGCCCAGCACCCACCTCGTACTGCACAAACTTGCTGCAGTCGTCTAGCTGCATGTCCTCCTTCCTCGGGGGCGCATCCCGGGTGGCCAGTGCCAGGCAGCGCAGTGTGTCCGAGCCTGAGCTCCAGTCCCGGATCTTGGCCAGAATCTGCTCCCTGGAGGTGGTGTTCAGGGGTACCGTGCGGCTCCCCACGCGGACTGAGCTGCAGCGCTCGATCACACTCTCAGGTGCCCCCTGCCGCGTGGGGTAGGGGAGGAGACAAGTCCTTCAGTCAggaccccttccctccctcctgcctaacagaggaaattgaggcccagataCGGGGAAAGGTCACCCAAGGGGACACACAGCAAGGCACAGACCAGAATCCATTCTTTGGAAGCTCGGAGACGGAACCAATTAGGCCCCACTGTGAGAAAGCCCAGAGGGAAGGGGGCTCACACAGGGTGTGACACCGTGTGAAGCCCAGGCAGAGGCACCCTCCCCTCACCAACCTGCAGCTGAGAAGGCCTGCTGCAGCAttttgggggatggggtgggaatgGCAGCCCTCCTGCAGGCCCTGCCTCCCTGCCAGCCTGCTGCTACCGGGATCCCAGTTCTGTGGGGTGCTCGGCAGCGGGACCAGGAACAGAGCCCTGCTGAGGGTGTGTGCGGTGTGGCTCTGGGAAGGTGGTCTTGGGGGTGCCGGGCTACTCAGCGGCCTTGGGGTCTCAACCCAGATCTCGCCCAAGGCCTGGGAAGAACCTCTGAATCCTCCATCAgtgcctcctccccctcctcaaaGGGCACTCCAAATGCTAGGTTTTTTCGGCAGCCCAAGCTCCCAGTACAGAAGCTTGTCATTTCCAAAGAGGTTAAAACCCTCCACTGCGCGTGAAGACGTGAACGGGGGTCTGGATGGGAACGTGGGTCTCGGTTTCCAAAACACAAAGCACCAAAGTTGCATACCAACCACCTCAACACTCCCTATCAGAAGCAGAAGGGGTTCCAAGACCTGCCAGCCTGACCTGCTGTTCAGATGGGGAGCCCGAGGCCCACACGGGGGTATGGTGACCGCAAGGTCATGTGGCCAGGCAGTACCTCTCAGCCCAGAGCTGGGACCACAGGGCGGGGCAGGCCTCAGCATCTGGCCCTGGCTTTATCTGCCCCACATGGGGATCCcactcccagttccccatggcagGCTGACCACCCTTGTTATGGAGTCGTCGCTTTGACAGAGGGCCTCACACCTCCCCCAGTCTCCCACCGCTGCAGGCTCTGGCTCTCCAGAGGCCCCAGGCTGGTCAGGCAGGCCCACCTTCACAAACATCTTGCTGCCCTGGGCCGCTAGGCCAGGGTGGGTGGGCGTGCAGTACACCGACATGGACTTCCGGTCTCGGGAGAACTCCAGGGTGAACTCCTTCCGCATCAGCTGCTTGATGACCTGCAGGGCCCAGGTGGGTCGGGGCGTGAGGGGCACAGCCAGCAACTCTGGCTCCTTCCTCGCCAGCTGCTCAGCCCCATGAAGAGCCTCTTGCTCCCTGCACGATGTTGTCTACCCTCTTCTGaccctggcattcaaggcctctctccccctctccagcCCCAGAAATGCCCCAAAGTTGCCATTTCCTGACCACGCTGTGTAATTCCCGACTCTGAGTCCTTGCCCACACTcagcttttcctctcttttcccccTAGACCAGTCTCACTAGGGGTCTGAGGGCCCTCCTCCTCCCAGAAGCCTCCCACCACTtcattcccttccctcccttctccagaTGCCCCAGAAGCCCCAGCCACGCGGCCTGTGGCCGAACCCTCAAGCTGCTCACCGCGTTGCAGGCCCCAGCTCGCTCCACCCGGGACAGGGCCTGCAGGTCCGTGTCAAAAACATTCATCTTCTCTACGAGGCAAGTCAGGGCCGTCTCCGTAGCCTCTCCCACCTTCTCATACACGCCCTTCGCCTAGCGGGGGCCAGGTACAGGGAGTGAGGGGCAGGGCGGCCCCCAGCCTCACCTCTCACTCGCTCCCTGCCCCCTGGAGCTCCCTTTGCCAGTCACCTGTAACGTCCTTTGCGCCAGGCCTGTGGGCCCTTCCCAGCCCAGCTGACctgaccctccctcctcccttccctcctcccctgacATCAATGGCCATGCACCTTTCCTGTCCTCTGAATCGCTCTCTGCTCACACTTCTCAGCTTCCTTCACCAGATTCCTCTTTCTAAACCTGCTGTCTGGGTCCTGCTCCTCCCGTCCACCCCCGTCTCCCTGAGGCCTCATATGCCCCTGGCCTCTCCCATCCTTCATGGGCTCATGATGGCCAGTGCCCACCCAGCCCACTGCAacctctctcctgagctccaAGCCCACACGTACAGCTGCTACCTGTTGGACTTTGTTCCCTGGGGACCCTCAGgctacccctccccctccctattTTGCCACTCCCATGACAGTCCCAGCCAGGACAGCAACTACAAGCTACCCTGACCTCCTCCCTCTTTCACCTAACCAGTCACCAAGTCCCAGGATCTGGGCTCCAAACTCTCTCTCTCCAACCCatgcctgcccccctccccctgaaGCGCCAGCCAGGACTCAGCTGGCACCGCTCCGGCCTGGATGCCCACAAGGGGCTCCTCGGCTCCGGTCTTGCCCAGTCTGTTCTGTCCTCCACACAGAAGCCTGGGCGATCTTCTGTGAATGCAGATCTGACCATATCACTCTCCTGCTCCAAACCCTTTGCTGTCTGTCTACTGCCCTCATCTGGGCATCAGACTGACTTGGCCAAGCGCCCCCACCCCAACAGGCAGGAGCGGCCTCCCACATGCTCCAGCCACAGAGAAGAGCATTCAATGCCCGTTTCTGGGCTGTGCCTTCTGCTTTAAACACTTCTTAGTCTTGTCCCCCAAACCTCTTCCCCCAGGCACTCCTGGCCCTTCTGCCCTTTACATTACAGTCCCCCACAGCCCAAGAGCCCCGAGCAGGGTTCCAGAGCCAGTCTGAGGAAGGAGGGGTGGCAGCGTGGAGTGGACAAAGGATGGCAGTGCTCCTGGGGTGTGGCACTCCAACGGGGCAGGACCTCCAATCCTGCGAGCTTTGATACTCTGGGAGCAAGGTCTGTTCTGAGCGCCTGGACACTAGGGAGGTCACGAAGGGGAGCGGGGGCCCACCTCGTTGTAGTCCAGCGCTGAGTCATTGCACAGGGCGCAGATGGTCGCCAGCTCCGCCAGCGCGTCAAACTGCCCGCAGCACACAGGCCACCCCCCCAGCCGCCTGTGGAGCCAGAGCTGTCAGTACGGTGCCCTTGTCCCAGCCCCTGGGCAATGCCCAGCCTCTTGGCCCCCAAGAGGCCTTACCAATGACAGCTCTCAGAGCTGTCCTACATAGCTCCACCCACCAGGAAACCCCGCCCACCTGAGCCCCCTTGCCGAGCACTCACACTTCGCCCTCCGGGGCATACGTGGTGCCCGAGATGGTGAACTCGTGCAAACTGCAGGTACCCGCTTCGGCCTCGGCTACCACGAACATCTGCGGAGCGCAGGGGCGTGCTCAGGCAGGCCCTCCTCCCTGGGCAGCCAGTCTGACTCAAGCCTGACCCCAGGGTGGTGTCCTGTGGGTCTCCAGAGGAGGTACCGGCCTTCCCTCCCTCAGGATCTTGGAGGTGAAGTGTAAGAGTACTGCGTCCAGGCTGAGGCTGGGCCTCTCTGCCCTGCCCAGCTGTGTCCAGTTCAGGCTTGTCCTTTGCTCTAAACCCACGAGATTTATGGCAGATTCTTCAACGTTCTGGGGCAGCTGCCAGCTTGACAGAGCCCTGAGCTGGGACGGGAAGCCTGGGTCCTTGCCCACCTCACTATGTGACCCCtggcggagcacctaagcctcaGTGTCTCCACTGGTAACGTGGAGAAAGTGGGATCAGAGCGCAGCTGCCCCTCCTTGCCCTTCAAGGGAATGAGTTCCTGACCTCCAAGGGAGGAAACCTACATAGCAGCCTGAGGCACAGACCCCGTCCCCAGAGAGTGAGCTCCTGCCCGCAGGGCCCAGCCCCTACCTGTGCCCCTGCGGGACAGGGGGCTCACCTCTCCCAGGGCAGCCCATGTCCTCATCTGTCAGCCAGCTCTGCCAGGGAGATAATGCTTGCTTCCTGGAAACTGCCTCACTGTACATTCCCAAGCCAATGGCCAGcccagcacccagcaggtgctcagtaaacatccCTTCCATTGCActttcctccctgcccctgggGACAGCCCTCCAGCCAGCAGACCCCTGAGAAGTCAAGTTTCTTAGCCCATCATCCAGTATGTAAGGCCCCTACGACTTCCCTATACTGTgtttttcaaatctttatttcAGAACCCCTAGTAGGACTGTTCAAATGAAGTCCTACTAGGGATTCTAGCAGGTCAGGGGCTGCAGGGCAGTAAAGCATGCTGGTGCCCCCAACCCCATGGCAGCCCCTGATGGGCTTCTGTGGGGGACTAAGGTCTCAGATATAGAGCCTGGGTTTCCCAGGCCCAGTGGGCAGATTatgggagcaggggtgggagagAAGTGATTGGGGGACCTAGGGAGTGGGAAATCCAAAAGCTTCACCGTCATGCCACCCACTCCTCTACCCCAGGGGCCTGCTGGAGTCTCAGCCAGACTCCCTGATGCATGTGGGCAGCAGCCCAGGATCTGGGATCAAGTGCCAGGGAATGAATAATTCCTGCCTGGGCCCTTCCCAGGTCACTGGAGCTGGCGTATCTGGTGATAGGCGTTGACCACAGAGAGTCACGGTGGTGAAGGTTAGAACCTGGGTCCAGtccctggtccagaagatcccacatgccgcagagcaactaagcctgtgtgccacaactactgagcctgtgctctagagcctgcaagccacaattactgagccctcgtgccacaactactgagcccacgcgcctagagcccatgctctgccacaacagaagccacagcaatgagaagcccatgcaccacagtgaagagtagcccccgctcgccacaactagagaaagcccgcgtgcagcaacgaagacccaacacagccaaaaataaataaataaataaatttcttaaaaaaaaaaaagaaaaagaagaaaaaaacgaACCTGGGTCTAGGCCCAGCTTGGATCAGATGCCCAGGCTGTACTTGACCCTCCCCTGTGTCCTTTATGGTTACCTGGCAGGGCTTGCACACCCAAacttcagatggggaaactgaggttcacagaTGGGCAGTTGCCTGCCAGGACCCTACAGAGTGACCCATGGGTCCTAACGATGCATGTCCAGCCAGGCTTTGCTGCTCTGCCCCATGAGAACCTGGATCTGCTCCCCACCATGGGGCAGCACACAGGTTCTCTCCTCCACCTCTGGCCAAAAAGGAGTCAGGGAGTGGCCCAGAGAGGGAGCCTAGCCTGCCAAACATCACACAGCAATACCCAACCTGGCTGCAGCCACTCACCCGGCAGACCGACATCTGATTGGTGGTGAGTGTGCCCGTCTTATCAGAGCAGATGACCGAGGTGCAGCCCAGGGTCTCCACGGAGGGCAGACTCCGCACGATGGCGTTCTTGCGGGCCATACGCCGTGTGCCCAGTGCCAAGCATGTAGTGATGACAGCCGGGAGGCCCTCAGGGATGGCGGCCACTGCCAGGGCCACGGCAATCTTGAAGTAGTAGACGGCACCTCGGAGCCAAGAGCCGCCGTGGGCCGGATCAGCAAAGTGACCAATGTTAATGACCCACACGGCCATGCAGACCACGGAGACGGCGCGGGACAGCTGCTGCCCAAACTCATCCAGCTTCTGCTGCAGGGGCGTCCGCTCTGGTGCCATGGCCGCCATCTGACTCCGGATCTTACCCAGTTCCGTGTGCAAGCCCGTGGCCACTGCCACACCCATCGCCTTGCCCGATGCGATGTTGGTGCCCTGGCCGAGGGAGGGATAAGGAAAGGGCTGGTTAGCACCCCAGCTGGGGCCCAGAACCCCTGATCCCTTCAGGCTGGGGCTAGGGCTCTCATTCCCCTCcttggctttctttttctccatacttAGTGCTCTCAGAGGGATGCCACTATGTCGTCCTGAGTCATTACTGTCATCGCCATGATAGTGTCAGCTCTATGAAAGCAGGGGCTTGGTTCAGTGCCACATCCCCAGTGCCTAGTGTGgggggcctggcacagaggaagcacCAGCTGCTATTGACAGTATGATCAACCAGCACAGCACAGCACCAACCCATCAAAATTCAGCTCATAAACGACCAATACAGCCACACAGGAGTGTGGCTAACCGTGACCTCAGGTAAACAGtcgataaatatttactgaagaatCCAGAAAATGTGAGCTGAAGTCCATCCATTCCCAAGGCCCCAGTAAGATCCCCAAGCCCCGGTGCAAGTGCCGGCCAGCCTTGAGCCTCTGTGTCCTCTGCTGTAAAACGGTCCAACAGAGGCCCGAGACACAGCTGCTCTGAGGAGGCTCATAACTCGGTCCCCTTCAGACAGGTGCACTATGCTGAGGCTGGAGAGAAGGTGGGTTCTGGTAGCCTCAGCGTCCCTTCTGCCTGAGCCATGCAGCTCCTGCCCCCCCTTACAGGCCCCTCCGCTAAGGAAATGACCTGCAGTTAGCCAGGGCACCCTCCTTAGAAAGCTTCTAGTGACAGCTTCTAATGCCTGAACATGCCCCTTGgcgtcccctccccacccaaggcAGCTTGTCCAAAGCTTCCAGGCACCTAGGCAGGGTGCTCTCCTCAAGAAGAGCTGTGGGTGTATATCACTTTCTCCATTTCTGTTCACTTCTGGGGAGACTTTAATAACTTAGTGCCCAGGGCCACTGCCAATTGGCCTGACCCCTCCTTGTGGCCTCCGTGGGCAGCCTGTGAGCATCACTGGTTAAGTCCCTCTAAGGCCACAGGGGCTGATCCCTCCCACCAGAGAAGAACCCATCACTCTCCCTGAGAAGAGCTGGGCGGCTTGGAATCTTGCCTTGGGGATCAGTTTTCCTATCTGAGAAATGGACTGTTCTTGATATCCTTCACCATTTTGGCAATGCTTCTCCCTCTAGAGGATTCTGTTGAGGCAAGAGGGGCTCTGCCTCTCTCCAGTTTAAGGCAGGATAAGCCTAGCAGGTAGGAGGAAAAGCTCTGGAATCAGGAGTCTGAGTCcacatcccagctctgtcactcgctggctgtgtgactttgggcaacttacttaacctctctgtgcctgcttCCTTGCTGGAAAACGCAGACAAGAGTACTTATTTCAAAggcactgtgaggattaaataaattaatacaggTAAAGGGCTTAGAACAGGGCCAAGCACACAGCCTTAGGTAAACACAGCTATTATCATTACTATAAGTTTGTAGGTATTCTTAATAACAGATGAGGTTCCTTCCCACAGGGCTTCAGCTGATTAATCTAAATGTTATTATCTTTATCATCACCGTCCAGGCAAAGGCCCCAGCATCCCAAGCACTTACAGAAAACAGCATGTTCTTCTTGTCCTGGTTCACAGCTCTGGGGTCTGGGATGGCATCCGTGTGCTTGGTCACAGACACAGATTCACCTGGATGCGGAATCAGAAGTGAGAAGCCCCACGTGAAGGCACCTCTGTCCCCTGGCCTAGCCGCCCCTGGTTCCGGCCTCCAGGCCTCACCAGTCAGGATGGATTGGTCCACTCTCAGCGCGGTGGACTTGATCTCGATGAGACGGAGGTCGGCGGGCACTTTGTCTCCCACTGTGGAGGGAGAATAGCTTGGCTGAGGGTGGCTTTGGATGCGCCACCTCCTGGGAAAGCCAGGAGGGCTCCCAGAAACcaaggctggggctgggaggcagaggcCTGAGCTGTCCCCTGGCCT is a window encoding:
- the ATP2A3 gene encoding sarcoplasmic/endoplasmic reticulum calcium ATPase 3 isoform X1 produces the protein MLTSSQATRGGAGGVDKRRQDSVRLDLGGASDSCGQVPSLAGGGRSPSRAPFHRPTDTLAGCVTLFKPRIHAGPHSCTCETGSEFPPASPLGCWEDSKTSELPTEEGKSLWELVLEQFEDLLVRILLLAALVSFVLAWFEEGEETTTAFVEPLVIMLILVANAIVGVWQERNAESAIEALKEYEPEMGKVIRSDRKGVQRIRARDIVPGDIVEVAVGDKVPADLRLIEIKSTALRVDQSILTGESVSVTKHTDAIPDPRAVNQDKKNMLFSGTNIASGKAMGVAVATGLHTELGKIRSQMAAMAPERTPLQQKLDEFGQQLSRAVSVVCMAVWVINIGHFADPAHGGSWLRGAVYYFKIAVALAVAAIPEGLPAVITTCLALGTRRMARKNAIVRSLPSVETLGCTSVICSDKTGTLTTNQMSVCRMFVVAEAEAGTCSLHEFTISGTTYAPEGEVRLGGWPVCCGQFDALAELATICALCNDSALDYNEAKGVYEKVGEATETALTCLVEKMNVFDTDLQALSRVERAGACNAVIKQLMRKEFTLEFSRDRKSMSVYCTPTHPGLAAQGSKMFVKGAPESVIERCSSVRVGSRTVPLNTTSREQILAKIRDWSSGSDTLRCLALATRDAPPRKEDMQLDDCSKFVQYETDLTFVGCVGMLDPPRPEVAACISRCHQAGIRVVMITGDNKGTAVAICRRLGILKDTEDVAGKAYTGREFDDLSPEQQRRACRTACCFARVEPAHKSRIVENLQSFNEITAMTGDGVNDAPALKKAEIGIAMGSGTAVAKSAAEMVLSDDNFASIVAAVEEGRAIYSNMKQFIRYLISSNVGEVVCIFVTAILGLPEALIPVQLLWVNLVTDGLPATALGFNPPDLDIMEKRPRNPREALISGWLFFRYLAIGVYVGLATVAAATWWFLYDAEGPQVTFYQLRNFLKCSEDNPLFAGTECEVFESRFPTTMALSVLVTIEMCNALNSVSENQSLLRMPPWLNPWLLVAVAMSMALHFLILLVPPLPLIFQVTPLSGHQWVVVLQISLPVILLDEAFKYLSRKHVDEESAGSRVEFPVCTSE
- the ATP2A3 gene encoding sarcoplasmic/endoplasmic reticulum calcium ATPase 3 isoform X2, which translates into the protein MLTSSQATRGGAGGVDKRRQDSVRLDLGGASDSCGQVPSLAGGGRSPSRAPFHRPTDTLAGCVTLFKPRIHAGPHSCTCETGSEFPPASPLGCWEDSKTSELPTEEGKSLWELVLEQFEDLLVRILLLAALVSFVLAWFEEGEETTTAFVEPLVIMLILVANAIVGVWQERNAESAIEALKEYEPEMGKVIRSDRKGVQRIRARDIVPGDIVEVAVGDKVPADLRLIEIKSTALRVDQSILTGESVSVTKHTDAIPDPRAVNQDKKNMLFSGTNIASGKAMGVAVATGLHTELGKIRSQMAAMAPERTPLQQKLDEFGQQLSRAVSVVCMAVWVINIGHFADPAHGGSWLRGAVYYFKIAVALAVAAIPEGLPAVITTCLALGTRRMARKNAIVRSLPSVETLGCTSVICSDKTGTLTTNQMSVCRMFVVAEAEAGTCSLHEFTISGTTYAPEGEVRLGGWPVCCGQFDALAELATICALCNDSALDYNEAKGVYEKVGEATETALTCLVEKMNVFDTDLQALSRVERAGACNAVIKQLMRKEFTLEFSRDRKSMSVYCTPTHPGLAAQGSKMFVKGAPESVIERCSSVRVGSRTVPLNTTSREQILAKIRDWSSGSDTLRCLALATRDAPPRKEDMQLDDCSKFVQYETDLTFVGCVGMLDPPRPEVAACISRCHQAGIRVVMITGDNKGTAVAICRRLGILKDTEDVAGKAYTGREFDDLSPEQQRRACRTACCFARVEPAHKSRIVENLQSFNEITAMTGDGVNDAPALKKAEIGIAMGSGTAVAKSAAEMVLSDDNFASIVAAVEEGRAIYSNMKQFIRYLISSNVGEVVCIFVTAILGLPEALIPVQLLWVNLVTDGLPATALGFNPPDLDIMEKRPRNPREALISGWLFFRYLAIGVYVGLATVAAATWWFLYDAEGPQVTFYQLRNFLKCSEDNPLFAGTECEVFESRFPTTMALSVLVTIEMCNALNSVSENQSLLRMPPWLNPWLLVAVAMSMALHFLILLVPPLPLIFQVTPLSGHQWVVVLQISLPVILLDEAFKYLSRKHVDESAGSRVEFPVCTSE
- the ATP2A3 gene encoding sarcoplasmic/endoplasmic reticulum calcium ATPase 3 isoform X4 — protein: MAEAEAHLLPAADVLRRFSVTAEGGLSPEQVTGARERYGPNELPTEEGKSLWELVLEQFEDLLVRILLLAALVSFVLAWFEEGEETTTAFVEPLVIMLILVANAIVGVWQERNAESAIEALKEYEPEMGKVIRSDRKGVQRIRARDIVPGDIVEVAVGDKVPADLRLIEIKSTALRVDQSILTGESVSVTKHTDAIPDPRAVNQDKKNMLFSGTNIASGKAMGVAVATGLHTELGKIRSQMAAMAPERTPLQQKLDEFGQQLSRAVSVVCMAVWVINIGHFADPAHGGSWLRGAVYYFKIAVALAVAAIPEGLPAVITTCLALGTRRMARKNAIVRSLPSVETLGCTSVICSDKTGTLTTNQMSVCRMFVVAEAEAGTCSLHEFTISGTTYAPEGEVRLGGWPVCCGQFDALAELATICALCNDSALDYNEAKGVYEKVGEATETALTCLVEKMNVFDTDLQALSRVERAGACNAVIKQLMRKEFTLEFSRDRKSMSVYCTPTHPGLAAQGSKMFVKGAPESVIERCSSVRVGSRTVPLNTTSREQILAKIRDWSSGSDTLRCLALATRDAPPRKEDMQLDDCSKFVQYETDLTFVGCVGMLDPPRPEVAACISRCHQAGIRVVMITGDNKGTAVAICRRLGILKDTEDVAGKAYTGREFDDLSPEQQRRACRTACCFARVEPAHKSRIVENLQSFNEITAMTGDGVNDAPALKKAEIGIAMGSGTAVAKSAAEMVLSDDNFASIVAAVEEGRAIYSNMKQFIRYLISSNVGEVVCIFVTAILGLPEALIPVQLLWVNLVTDGLPATALGFNPPDLDIMEKRPRNPREALISGWLFFRYLAIGVYVGLATVAAATWWFLYDAEGPQVTFYQLRNFLKCSEDNPLFAGTECEVFESRFPTTMALSVLVTIEMCNALNSVSENQSLLRMPPWLNPWLLVAVAMSMALHFLILLVPPLPLIFQVTPLSGHQWVVVLQISLPVILLDEAFKYLSRKHVDGARAADQPPSPILASPPRHCKYFMLLKRLKQVGLLSLEKLAHHRSVQRVTTHMAGGRGLS
- the ATP2A3 gene encoding sarcoplasmic/endoplasmic reticulum calcium ATPase 3 isoform X3, translated to MAEAEAHLLPAADVLRRFSVTAEGGLSPEQVTGARERYGPNGESAGHAGAAGAACAAVSVSPPAPRLRRELPTEEGKSLWELVLEQFEDLLVRILLLAALVSFVLAWFEEGEETTTAFVEPLVIMLILVANAIVGVWQERNAESAIEALKEYEPEMGKVIRSDRKGVQRIRARDIVPGDIVEVAVGDKVPADLRLIEIKSTALRVDQSILTGESVSVTKHTDAIPDPRAVNQDKKNMLFSGTNIASGKAMGVAVATGLHTELGKIRSQMAAMAPERTPLQQKLDEFGQQLSRAVSVVCMAVWVINIGHFADPAHGGSWLRGAVYYFKIAVALAVAAIPEGLPAVITTCLALGTRRMARKNAIVRSLPSVETLGCTSVICSDKTGTLTTNQMSVCRMFVVAEAEAGTCSLHEFTISGTTYAPEGEVRLGGWPVCCGQFDALAELATICALCNDSALDYNEAKGVYEKVGEATETALTCLVEKMNVFDTDLQALSRVERAGACNAVIKQLMRKEFTLEFSRDRKSMSVYCTPTHPGLAAQGSKMFVKGAPESVIERCSSVRVGSRTVPLNTTSREQILAKIRDWSSGSDTLRCLALATRDAPPRKEDMQLDDCSKFVQYETDLTFVGCVGMLDPPRPEVAACISRCHQAGIRVVMITGDNKGTAVAICRRLGILKDTEDVAGKAYTGREFDDLSPEQQRRACRTACCFARVEPAHKSRIVENLQSFNEITAMTGDGVNDAPALKKAEIGIAMGSGTAVAKSAAEMVLSDDNFASIVAAVEEGRAIYSNMKQFIRYLISSNVGEVVCIFVTAILGLPEALIPVQLLWVNLVTDGLPATALGFNPPDLDIMEKRPRNPREALISGWLFFRYLAIGVYVGLATVAAATWWFLYDAEGPQVTFYQLRNFLKCSEDNPLFAGTECEVFESRFPTTMALSVLVTIEMCNALNSVSENQSLLRMPPWLNPWLLVAVAMSMALHFLILLVPPLPLIFQVTPLSGHQWVVVLQISLPVILLDEAFKYLSRKHVDGARAADQPPSPILASPPRHCKYFMLLKRLKQVGLLSLEKLAHHRSVQRVTTHMAGGRGLS